The genomic region CCGGGCCACCCACCTGGAGAGCCGGGTGGAGCAGATCCTCGCCGGCCGCTACGACAAGATGCTCGAAGAGCTCGCCGGCAAGCCCGAGGACGAGCTCCGCAAGCTCTACGTGGCCCGCGAGCCCGAGCCCCTGGACTCCAAGAACTGGGAGCCGAAGGACAAGACCTACCTGTAGGTTGCGTGTTGCACGTTGCGGGTCGTATGGGTTTCCAACGCGCAACATGCAACGAGCAACGTGCAGAACCCCAGGATATAGGGGCTGCCAAGCCCGACGCGATAGGCAATAGGAGACGGACATGGGCTACACGCCGGAGATGAAAGAGCTGATCAAGCGGGTGGAGGCCACCCGCGCGGAGCGCATCGAGAGGACGCGCCGGGGCGAGTACTTCACGCCCATGACGCTGGACGAGCGGGCGGACGTGCTCAAGAAGTTCCACCCGGACTACATGGACGAGGGCCGCCGGGCCGTGAAGCTCGGGCCCAACAAGGGCGACGTGTACCCCGAGGAGATCGTCGACCTCTTCGAGGCGTACCCCCGGCTCCACCCCGACCAGGTGGACTGCTCGGTCCTGCCCACCTACACGACCGACGTCCTGGTGGTGGGCGGCGGCGGGGGAGGCACCGCGGCGGCGCTGCTCGCAGCGGAGAACGGGGCCAAGGTGATCCTGGCGACGAAGCTTCGCCACGGCGACGCCAACACGGTCATGGCCGAGGGCGGCATCCAGGGCGCCGACCACGAAGTGGACAGCCCCTACTTCCACTTCATCGATACCCTGGGGGGCGGCCACTTCACCAACCGTCCCTATCTTCTGGCGGCGCTCACCCGGGACGCGCCGCTCGTCATCGCCTGGCTCGAGAAGCTCGGGATGATGTTCGACAAGCGCCCCGACGGCCGGATGCTCGTGCGCCACGGGGGCGGCACGAGCCGCAAGCGCATGCACTCCGCCGGGGACATGACCGGGTCGGAGATCATGCGGGTCGTGCGCGACGAGGCCCGGAATCGGCGCGACGACATCGAGATCATGGAGTTCTCGGCGGCGGTGGAGATCCTCAAGGACGCCAAGGGCCGGGCCTGCGGCGCCCTCATGTACAACCTCGAGACCGAGGAGTACTTCGTGGTCCGCTCCAGGGCGGTGGTGCTGGCCACGGGCGGCAACGGGCGGCTCCACATCCAGGGCTTTGCCTGCACCAACCACTACGGCGCCACGGCCGACGGCCTCGTGCTGGCCTACCGGGCGGGCGTGCCCATGGATTTTCTGCACTCCACCCAGTACCACCCCACCGGCGCGGCCTACCCGGAGCAGAACGTGGGCCTCCTCATCACCGAGAAGGTGCGGGGCCTGGGGGCGAACCTGCTCAACATCAAGGGCGAGCAGTTCGTCTTCGAGCGCGAGCCCCGCGACGTGGAGAGCGCGGCCATCATCCGGGAGTGCGCCGAGCGGGGCCTCGGGATCCGCACCCCGGTGGGGCGGCTCGGCGTGTGGCTCGACTCCCCCATGATCGAAGAGCTCGAGGGCCCCGGCTCGGTGGAGCGGGAGCTCCCCGCCAAGTACATGCAGTTCATCCGTT from Thermodesulfobacteriota bacterium harbors:
- a CDS encoding FAD-binding protein, which produces MGYTPEMKELIKRVEATRAERIERTRRGEYFTPMTLDERADVLKKFHPDYMDEGRRAVKLGPNKGDVYPEEIVDLFEAYPRLHPDQVDCSVLPTYTTDVLVVGGGGGGTAAALLAAENGAKVILATKLRHGDANTVMAEGGIQGADHEVDSPYFHFIDTLGGGHFTNRPYLLAALTRDAPLVIAWLEKLGMMFDKRPDGRMLVRHGGGTSRKRMHSAGDMTGSEIMRVVRDEARNRRDDIEIMEFSAAVEILKDAKGRACGALMYNLETEEYFVVRSRAVVLATGGNGRLHIQGFACTNHYGATADGLVLAYRAGVPMDFLHSTQYHPTGAAYPEQNVGLLITEKVRGLGANLLNIKGEQFVFEREPRDVESAAIIRECAERGLGIRTPVGRLGVWLDSPMIEELEGPGSVERELPAKYMQFIRYGIDIRTEPMLIYPTLHYQNGGIKIDQNAETGVPGLYAAGETTGGVHGENRLMGNSLLDILVFGRRAGVNAAAYVKSLGGDLGEPKLDHVRDYIRELEAAGVERTRISPMLLPDYTTDDVRQRQLTACYVGTMR